A region of Homo sapiens chromosome 17, GRCh38.p14 Primary Assembly DNA encodes the following proteins:
- the TSPAN10 gene encoding tetraspanin-10 isoform a (isoform a is encoded by transcript variant 2): MEEGERSPLLSQETAGQKPLSVHRPPTSGCLGPVPREDQAEAWGCSCCPPETKHQALSGTPKKGPAPSLSPGSSCVKYLIFLSNFPFSLLGLLALAIGLWGLAVKGSLGSDLGGPLPADPMLGLALGGLVVSAVSLAGYLGALCENTCLLRGFSGGILAFLVLEAVAGALVVALWGPLQDSLEHTLRVAIAHYQDDPDLRFLLDQVQLGLRCCGAASYQDWQQNLYFNCSSPGVQACSLPASCCIDPREDGASVNDQCGFGVLRLDADAAQRVVYLEGCGPPLRRWLRANLAASGGYAIAVVLLQGAELLLAARLLGALAARRGAAYGPGARGEDRAGPQSPSPGAPPAAKPARG; encoded by the exons atggaggagggggagaggagccCCTTACTGTCCCAG GAAACTGcaggccagaagcccctctctgTGCACAGGCCACCCACCTCAGGCTGCCTAGGTCCAGTGCCCAGGGAGGACCAGGCGGAGGCCTGGGGCTGCAGCTGCTGTCCCCCGGAGACCAAGCACCAGGCCTTGAGTGGCACCCCCAAGAAAGGACcagccccttccctctccccagggAGCAGCTGCGTCAAGTATCTGATCTTCCTCTCCAACTTCCCCTTCTCCCTGCTGGGGCTGCTGGCCCTGGCCATCGGGCTCTGGGGCCTGGCTGTCAAGGGGTCTCTGGGAAGTGATCTGGGGGGGCCCCTGCCCGCAGACCCCATGCTGGGGCTGGCACTGGGAGGGCTGGTGGTCAGCGCAGTGAGCCTGGCTGGCTACCTGGGCGCCCTCTGTGAGAACACCTGCCTGTTACGTGGCTTCTCTGGGGGCATCCTTGCCTTCCTGGTGCTTGAGGCCGTGGCGGGGGCCCTGGTGGTGGCCCTCTGGGGCCCGCTGCAAGACAGCCTGGAGCACACCCTGCGTGTGGCCATCGCCCACTACCAGGACGACCCAGACCTGCGCTTCCTCCTCGACCAAGTCCAGCTCGGGCTGAGGTGCTGCGGAGCTGCCTCCTACCAGGACTGGCAGCAGAACCT GTACTTTAACTGCAGCTCCCCCGGGGTGCAGGCCTGCAGCCTTCCCGCCTCCTGCTGCATCGACCCCCGCGAAGATGGAGCCTCTGTCAACGACCAGTGCGGCTTCGGGGTCCTGCGCCTGGATGCGGACGCAGCTCAGAGAGTGGTGTACCTGGAGGGCTGCGGCCCGCCGCTCCGGCGGTGGCTGCGCGCGAACCTGGCTGCCTCGGGCGGCTACGCAATCGCGGTGGTGCTGCTGCAGGGCGCGGAGCTCCTGCTGGCCGCCCGGCTACTCGGGGCCCTCGCTGCCCGCAGGGGGGCGGCGTACGGCCCCGGAGCGCGCGGGGAGGACCGCGCTGGCCCCCAGAGCCCCAGCCCCGGCGCCCCGCCCGCTGCCAAGCCCGCCCGGGGCTGA
- the PDE6G gene encoding retinal rod rhodopsin-sensitive cGMP 3',5'-cyclic phosphodiesterase subunit gamma — translation MNLEPPKAEFRSATRVAGGPVTPRKGPPKFKQRQTRQFKSKPPKKGVQGFGDDIPGMEGLGTDITVICPWEAFNHLELHELAQYGII, via the exons ATGAACCTGGAACCGCCCAAGGCTGAGTTCCGGTCAGCCACCAGGGTGGCCGGGGGACCTGTCACCCCCAGGAAAGGGCCCCCTAAATTTAAGCAGCGACAGACCAGGCAGTTCAAGAGCAAGCCCCCAAAGAAAGGCGTTCAAGG GTTTGGGGACGACATCCCTGGAATGGAAGGCCTGGGAACAG ACATCACAGTCATCTGCCCTTGGGAGGCCTTCAACCACCTGGAGCTGCACGAGCTGGCCCAATATGGCATCATCTAG